The nucleotide sequence CGCCATCTTCGCGGCGGGGAGGCCACCAAGATCAAGTACAGAAAGCAAAAGGATACGGAATCGGAATCAGAAACGCTGGTTCTTCAGTAGCAGTCATAGGCTCCTGAACGAATTTTTCCTAGGAAAAAAGGATTTCTCAGATCGATGTCGAATTTTAGCGTAGGTGCTTTATGTATATATACAAGCGATCGGAATAAAACGGCTGCAGTCAGGGAGGATTTATAAGTAATGTTCGGCAAAGATATCGGTATCGATCTGGGAACAGCAAATGTACTTATTCACGTCAAGGGGCGCGGCGTTGTCTTGAATGAACCTTCTGTCGTCGCAATCGAAAGCGAGACCAAGCGAGTCCTGGCAGTGGGCGAAGAGGCGAGGCGAATGGTCGGGAGGACGCCCGGCAATATTATCGCGATTCGTCCTCTGAAAGATGGTGTCATCGCTGATTTTGAGATTACAGAGGTCATGCTCAAGCACTTTATCGGCAGAGTGGGGGGCAAGAAGTGGTACGCCCATCCGCGCATTCTGATCTGCGCCCCAACGAACATCACTTCCGTGGAGCAAAAAGCGATTCGCGAGGCAGCGGAACGAAGCGGCGCCAAGGAAGTATTTTTGGAAGAGGAACCGAAGGCGGCAGCCATCGGTGCAGGCATGGATATCTTCCAGCCGAGCGGCAATATGGTTGTCGACATAGGTGGCGGAACGACCGACGTAGCCGTCCTTTCGATGGGGGATGTGGTCACCGCCTCCTCTATTAAGGTCGCAGGGGACAAGTTCGATATCGCGATCTCCAAGTATATCAAGGATAAATACAAGCTGCTGATCGGCGAGCGAACAGCCGAGGAAATCAAACTGCAAATCGGCACAGTGCTTGCCGGCGGACGGGACGAGCAGCTCGATATTCGCGGACGGGATATGGTTACCGGTCTGCCCCTCACGGTAACGATTGAGTCCTGGGAGGTTCGCGAAGCGCTGTGGGATTCGGTATCCGCAATCATTGCCGCTGCGAAGTCGGTATTGGAACGGACTCCGCCGGAGCTGTCGGCGGACATTATCGACCGCGGCGTCATCTTGACGGGCGGCGGCGGCATGCTGCACGGATTGGATCAGCTGATGGCGGAGGAACTCAAGGTTCCGGTATTGGTAGCGGAAGACCCTATGCATTGCGTGGTCAAAGGGACGGGCATCATGCTGGACAACCTGGACCGCGTGTCGAAGAAGAAATTTTAACGGGAGGCCTTTGCGCATGTTAAGAGGATTATATACAGCGGCGTCCGGCCTGACTGCGAATCAGCGCAGACACGATACGATCACGAACAACATTGCGAATCTCAACACCCCTGGCTACAAGCAGGTGACAGCGGCGTCACGTTCCTTTCCGGAGATGCTGATTGCCTTGACGCATGGACAGCAGTCAACGCCGATAGGCCGCATCAACACTGGTGTATTTATTGAAGAGAACCTGCCGTTGTTCACGCAAGGGGATTTGATCGAGACAGCAAACAGCGCCGATTTTGCCATTGTCTCCAATATCCGTGTAGCTGAGAACGTTGGCGGAGAGCTGGTGGAGATTGCATTTGACGAGTCGGGCAAGGGACTGAACCAGGCCGGCCAAACCGTCTATCAGCCGCAGGCTTTCTTCACCTTGCGGAATGACGCGGGGGAGGAGCGCTATACGCGAATCGGCAAATTTATGCTGAATGGCGGCGGTGAATTGGTTACGTTGAATGGCAACCGATTGATCGGCCGCACGGGGGAGCCGATTACGTTCGCCGGCGCGACAATTGCAGGGTTGCCTGATGAGGAGCAGCCGGTTGTCTTCTCGCTGGATCAGATCAAAGTAGAGTCGGACGGCAGCATGTATGATGCCAATACAGGGTTGGCGATTCTCGATCAGGCGGGCAATCCGATGGCGCTTCGCTTAGCGCAAGTGGACAACCCTTACCGGCTGATCCGAGAAGGCGACGGCAATTATCGGCTGGATGAAGGGGAAGTACCTCCTCAACAAGTGCAGAATCTGGCTCAAATTTCAATTGAGCAGGGCTTTATCGAACGCTCGAACGTCGACTCCACCCAATCTATGATCGATTTGATGGCGGCGCAGCGGGCGTATGAAGCCAACCAGCGGATGGTTCAATATTATGATCGCAGCCTCGAAAAGGCTGTCAACGAGATTGGCCGCGTGTAATCAACCGGAAGGACTTGAGGTGAGTCAGAAATGAACAACTCCATTATTAATGCGTCTGTTTCCTTGCATGCGCTTCAGCAAAAACTGGATTTGCTCGCCAACAACGTTGCAAATGTGAATACGGAAGGCTATAAGCGGCGAGAAGTATCATTCCAGGATGTTCTGACAGCGGTGAAGCAGCAGCCTGAGGATTTCGAACTGCCCGGTCGGCGCACGCCGCTCGGCATTACTGAATCATGGGGCGCGCGCATTAGCCCGGTGCAGATCAACTTCGAGCAAGGCTCATTGAAGAGTACCGAGCAGCCGCTCGATATTGCCTTGGAGGGCAATGCGATGATTGAGCTGTTCGAGGTGCAGCGTGGTCCTGACGGCCAGCCTCTTCTTGGAGCGGATGGTCAGCCGTTGATGGATCGATATTTTACACGCGGCGGATCATTCAAGATCGTGCAGACGGAACCCGGCAGCATGAACGGCTATTTGGCTACACAGGACGGGCATCTGGTTCGCAATATCAACTTCGAGGGCGAGCTGGCGCCGATTTTGATTCCGCTGAATCACCGCATCGTCATTGACACGAACGGCAACATTAGTGTATATAACGATCAATCGGACAGTGAGCTGCCAACTGTAATGGGAACGCTGCCTCTGTATCAGATCAAGCGTCCGCAGCTATTGGAGAATGCCGGCAACAACTTGTTCCGGGTAGCCGACAATGCCGTGGGCAATGACGATGTCATGGAAGCGATCAACCTGAATGGACCGCGTACAGCTGCTACGAGGGATATTCAAGTGCGGCAAGGATTTATCGAGATGTCCAATGTGAATCTGACCGAACAGATGACAGAATTGATTGCGGTTCAGCGGGCATATCAGCTTACCGCACGCGCATTGACCAGCGCCGACCGCTTGAGTGAGATGGCTAATAACCTGCGCAGTTAAGCGGTAAATAAAGATCAAAAGGGGAACTAGTGCGGACATGCATGATCACGGAACAGAAAGCAGACGCCCAAGGCAGGAGGCGGAACAACCGAATCGCTCAGGAGCCAAGCCGGCGGCCGCCGGAGACGGCAGACCGAAGGCAAAGGCAAGCAAGCAGCCTCCATGGCTGAGGATCACACTTCGCATCTTGCGCTATCTTATTGTGCCGGTTGCTTGTGTCATTGCTTTGTACGTGGGGCTGTATGTGGGCTATGTGACATTAGGGGACCAGAGTGCAGGGGACATCTGGAAGCCGGAAACGTGGAAGCATGTATTTGATTTGGTGTTTGCCAAGGAATAGTCTTGATGATTTGCCTCTGATTCTGCCGTCCTTAGCAGGAATGGCCGGGACAGGGGCTTTCTTTCGTTTTGGGCGTGCAGCATATTGCCTGAGATGACAAAGTTTTCTTTTCGCTTCAAGCCATGTATAATGAATGAGGAAACTGCCGGATAGGGAGATGACACGCTTGAATCTGCCGAATATGCTTACAATCTGCCGATTTTTGTTGGTGCCTGTATATGTAGCCGTATTCGCTGCAGGGCAGCATGTGGGTGCCTTCGCTGTGCTCGTCATCGCCGGTGCGACAGATGTGCTGGACGGCTATATTGCCCGCTCTCGCGGACTGGTCACGCAAGTGGGCAGCATGCTTGATCCGCTGGCGGATAAGACGATGATGCTGGCGGTCATTATTACGCTGCTGGCTGCGGGGATGATTCCATGGCAGCTGGCGTTGATTTTATTCCTGCGAGATGCCGCTATGATTGTAGGCTCGGCGGTGTTTCACTTTCGGGGCAAGAAGACCGTTCCTGCAAACTGGATGGGCAAGCTTACAACGGCGCTCTATTATGTCGTGCTGATGTTCGTCTTTTTTGACCTGCCATACGCGATACCGCTGTTGTGGCTCGTTCTTCTGCTGTCGTTCGGCACCTCGATCGTCTATATTTGGAAATTTCGGATGCTCAACCACATGACGCGCCACCGGGCATCGTAAATGTGAAGCAGGAAAAGAACATGCTTGCCCGTCTGTCCGATCCATTCCGGGATGTCGGCTTTCCAGGCAAGCATGCTCTCTTATATCAACCCTCGCTACTGCAGATCACGAGGGGGACATTTCTTAGTGTGACTACAAGATAGTGGTTTTATACGGGACAAAGATTTCGTCAACTCGAAAGGGGATTCCAATCAGATGACTGTACTCGATATTCGCCAAATTCAAGAGATTATTCCGCATCGCCCTCCGTTTCTGCTGATTGATCGCATCATCGAGGTGGAACCCGGCAAACGGGCCGTCGGATTGAAAAATGTTACGATGAACGAGCCATTCTTCGTGGGCCACTTCCCGGGCTATCCGGTCATGCCCGGTGTGCTGATTGTAGAGGCGCTGGCCCAGGTCGGCAGCGTTGCGATGCTGATGGTTGAGCAAAATAAAGGCAAGCTGGGCTTCTTCGCGGGCATAGACGGATTTCGTTTTCGCGATCAAGTGAAACCAGGCGATACGCTGCAACTCGAAGTGGAAATCACTCGTCTAAAAGGTGCAGTGGGCAAAGGCAAAGCCGTGGCGAGGGTGGAAGATAAGGTCGTAGCCGAGGGTGAGTTGATGTTTGCCCTGTCGGATCAACAGTAAGCAAGGGTTCTCTGCCAGTGGAGTGAAACAAGCCAATCATTCCTATACTAAATAAGGAACAAAGGAGAGGAAATCAGGTATGGCGGAAACTCAAACACTTGCGATGGAGAGATATCAAGCATGGTTGGCGGATCCGAATATCGATGAAGCGACGAAGGAGGAGCTCCGTTCCATTGCGGACGACGCGCAGGAGATCGAGGACCGCTTCTTCCGCGAGCTCGCATTCGGAACGGGAGGCTTGCGCGGGGTAATCGGCGCAGGAACGAATCGCATGAATCGCTACATAGTAGGGAAAGCAACGCAAGGACTGGCCCAATACGTTCGGCGCATCGCAGGGGAGGGACAGCCCGCTGTGGCCATCGCGTACGATTCCCGGCACCAGTCACCTGAGTTCGCACTCGAAGCAGCCCGTGTGCTGGCTGGCAATGGGGTGCGTGCGTATGTGTTTCCAGAGCTGCGGCCCACTCCGGAGCTGTCCTTCGCGGTCCGGCATCTTCAGGCGACTGCCGGCATTGTTATTACGGCGAGCCACAATCCGCCTGAATATAACGGCTACAAGGTGTACGGCGCCGACGGAGGCCAGCTTGTGCCGGCCGATGCGGAACAGGTTATCGCGGAAATCCGGGATATTGCGACATTCGACGAGATCAAGCGGATGGAGCAACAAGAGGCAGAGCGCCAAGGGCTGCTCGTCTGGCTGGACGCAAGTGTCGATGAGGCTTTTATTTCGGCTTTGGCTCGGGTGAGTTTCAGCAGCAAGTTTGCGATTCCGGAAGATTTCCAGGTTGTTTATACACCGCTGCACGGCACGGGCAACAGGCCAGTGCGTGCAGCGCTTCAAGCGATCGGCGTCAAGCATGTGCATGTCGTGGCCGAGCAGGAAATGCCTGACCCTAACTTCTCCACGGTGAAATCGCCGAATCCGGAGGAGCGGGATGCATTCCGGCTGGCCATTCAGAAGGCGGAGGCGATTGGCGCGGATGTGGTGATCGGTACGGATCCCGATGCGGATCGGATGGGCGCTGTGGTGAAGGATCGCAGCGGACAATATGCGGTGCTGAGCGGCAACCAGTCCGGAGCCATTATGGCGCACTATTTGCTCAGCCGCATGAAAGAGGAAGGCACGCTGCCCGCGAACGGTGCTGTGATCAAGACCATTGTTACCAGCGAGATGGGCGCGTGCATTGCGGAGAGCTTCGGCATGAAGACGCTGAACACGTTGACCGGCTTCAAATATATTGGCGAGAAAATGACGGAGTTCGAGCGCACAGGCGAGCATACCTTCTTGTTCGGCTATGAAGAAAGCTATGGCTATCTGGCAGGCGACTATGCCAGGGATAAGGACGCAGTTGTCGCCAGCATGCTGATCTGTGAGGCGGCAGCTTGGTACAAAAGCCACGGCAAGAGTCTGGCTGACGTCTTGGAAGAGCTTTATGAGCAATTCGGTTATTTCCTGGAAGCCCTGGAATCGCGGACGATGAAAGGCAAGACCGGAATGGAGCGCATTGCGGCGATCATGGAGGACTGGCGTGCCCAGCCGCCGGCGGAAGTGGCTGGGGTAAAGGTCCGTCAACTTCTGGATTACTCGCAGGGCATTGACGGATTGCCGAAGGAAAATGTGCTGAAATTCATGCTAGAGGACGGTTCGTGGTTTTGCTTGCGTCCATCGGGTACGGAGCCGAAAATCAAAGTATACTTTGCCGTTTGCCGGGATTCCGGCGAAGCCTCGCACAAGGCGCTGCAGGCATTGGTGACCGATGTAATGGCTCGCGTTGACCGCATGTAAGGCAGACTGGCCATGCAATAAGCAATTGGTACAGCCTCTTCGGAAATTCCGAAGAGGCAGACTTTTACAAGGAGTGAATCATGTGTTGGCCTCATTCTTGAGATGGAACCGAAAGATGCAGCGCGTGCTGTGGCTGATCGTGGCGCTTGGCGTAATGGCAAGCCTGCCGATGGCAGCGGAGCGATGGCAGACCGAACAGTCTTCCGGCGGCGTGGAAATAGTTTTTGATTTTGCAGACTTGCTCGTGCTGTCTGAATTTGAAGCAGAACCGCAGACCTTTATGGATCAAGAGCTGGCAGCGATGCAAGGAGCAGGGGTCACAACCATTGCCATTTACGAGGCCACCTTGGTTGAGATGCAGCAAACCGGGCATATCAAGCTGTATACACCGCTTGAAGCAGCGTTGCTGGAAGGGAGCAGTTGGGCAGATCCAGACACCCGGCACACGTACTTGCTGTTCAGCGGCGAACAGGAACGGGCAGCTCTGCAGCCGATTATCGAAAGATATTTTGCCAGTCTGGATGTTCCTGTTCATCGCTGGGATGTTGACGACCGGGCGGGCTTGCGCATCGAAATGTCCCAGAATGCCGCGCAGCAGCTGCCGATGGAACCGAATCCGCTGCTGCTGGACAGGCTTCATGGCATGGGCTTTCAGCTTGCTGCCCGTCTAAGCGACCGTCCGCAATTGGACATGGCGAAGACGGAAGAAATGATCAGGATGCTCCATACATACGGCGT is from Xylanibacillus composti and encodes:
- a CDS encoding flagellar hook-basal body protein codes for the protein MNNSIINASVSLHALQQKLDLLANNVANVNTEGYKRREVSFQDVLTAVKQQPEDFELPGRRTPLGITESWGARISPVQINFEQGSLKSTEQPLDIALEGNAMIELFEVQRGPDGQPLLGADGQPLMDRYFTRGGSFKIVQTEPGSMNGYLATQDGHLVRNINFEGELAPILIPLNHRIVIDTNGNISVYNDQSDSELPTVMGTLPLYQIKRPQLLENAGNNLFRVADNAVGNDDVMEAINLNGPRTAATRDIQVRQGFIEMSNVNLTEQMTELIAVQRAYQLTARALTSADRLSEMANNLRS
- a CDS encoding CDP-alcohol phosphatidyltransferase family protein is translated as MNLPNMLTICRFLLVPVYVAVFAAGQHVGAFAVLVIAGATDVLDGYIARSRGLVTQVGSMLDPLADKTMMLAVIITLLAAGMIPWQLALILFLRDAAMIVGSAVFHFRGKKTVPANWMGKLTTALYYVVLMFVFFDLPYAIPLLWLVLLLSFGTSIVYIWKFRMLNHMTRHRAS
- a CDS encoding DNA-directed RNA polymerase subunit beta, whose amino-acid sequence is MHDHGTESRRPRQEAEQPNRSGAKPAAAGDGRPKAKASKQPPWLRITLRILRYLIVPVACVIALYVGLYVGYVTLGDQSAGDIWKPETWKHVFDLVFAKE
- the fabZ gene encoding 3-hydroxyacyl-ACP dehydratase FabZ; the encoded protein is MTVLDIRQIQEIIPHRPPFLLIDRIIEVEPGKRAVGLKNVTMNEPFFVGHFPGYPVMPGVLIVEALAQVGSVAMLMVEQNKGKLGFFAGIDGFRFRDQVKPGDTLQLEVEITRLKGAVGKGKAVARVEDKVVAEGELMFALSDQQ
- a CDS encoding rod shape-determining protein; its protein translation is MFGKDIGIDLGTANVLIHVKGRGVVLNEPSVVAIESETKRVLAVGEEARRMVGRTPGNIIAIRPLKDGVIADFEITEVMLKHFIGRVGGKKWYAHPRILICAPTNITSVEQKAIREAAERSGAKEVFLEEEPKAAAIGAGMDIFQPSGNMVVDIGGGTTDVAVLSMGDVVTASSIKVAGDKFDIAISKYIKDKYKLLIGERTAEEIKLQIGTVLAGGRDEQLDIRGRDMVTGLPLTVTIESWEVREALWDSVSAIIAAAKSVLERTPPELSADIIDRGVILTGGGGMLHGLDQLMAEELKVPVLVAEDPMHCVVKGTGIMLDNLDRVSKKKF
- a CDS encoding phospho-sugar mutase, whose product is MAETQTLAMERYQAWLADPNIDEATKEELRSIADDAQEIEDRFFRELAFGTGGLRGVIGAGTNRMNRYIVGKATQGLAQYVRRIAGEGQPAVAIAYDSRHQSPEFALEAARVLAGNGVRAYVFPELRPTPELSFAVRHLQATAGIVITASHNPPEYNGYKVYGADGGQLVPADAEQVIAEIRDIATFDEIKRMEQQEAERQGLLVWLDASVDEAFISALARVSFSSKFAIPEDFQVVYTPLHGTGNRPVRAALQAIGVKHVHVVAEQEMPDPNFSTVKSPNPEERDAFRLAIQKAEAIGADVVIGTDPDADRMGAVVKDRSGQYAVLSGNQSGAIMAHYLLSRMKEEGTLPANGAVIKTIVTSEMGACIAESFGMKTLNTLTGFKYIGEKMTEFERTGEHTFLFGYEESYGYLAGDYARDKDAVVASMLICEAAAWYKSHGKSLADVLEELYEQFGYFLEALESRTMKGKTGMERIAAIMEDWRAQPPAEVAGVKVRQLLDYSQGIDGLPKENVLKFMLEDGSWFCLRPSGTEPKIKVYFAVCRDSGEASHKALQALVTDVMARVDRM
- a CDS encoding flagellar hook-basal body protein; translated protein: MLRGLYTAASGLTANQRRHDTITNNIANLNTPGYKQVTAASRSFPEMLIALTHGQQSTPIGRINTGVFIEENLPLFTQGDLIETANSADFAIVSNIRVAENVGGELVEIAFDESGKGLNQAGQTVYQPQAFFTLRNDAGEERYTRIGKFMLNGGGELVTLNGNRLIGRTGEPITFAGATIAGLPDEEQPVVFSLDQIKVESDGSMYDANTGLAILDQAGNPMALRLAQVDNPYRLIREGDGNYRLDEGEVPPQQVQNLAQISIEQGFIERSNVDSTQSMIDLMAAQRAYEANQRMVQYYDRSLEKAVNEIGRV